In Gemmatimonadaceae bacterium, the genomic window CGGCGCCGTCATCGGTCACGAAGACTTCGCCGTGCTGGAACGGCGACATCGTGCCGGGGTCGACGTTGAGGTACGGATCAAGCTTCATCATCGTGACGCGGAATCCGCGCTCGACGAGCAGGCGTCCGAGCGACGCCGCAGCGATGCCCTTGCCGAGGGAGGACACGACGCCACCGGTCACGAAGATGTACTTCGGCGTGGAGGCCTGGCCCGGCGTGAGTGGCATGGTCATGAGTGCAGTCCCGGTTCAGTGGAGGCCCAGCGGGCGTTGGCGCGCACGAGGTCGTCTTCGGTGTCGATACCGCCGTCGGCGTGCGGAACATCCGCCACGCCGATGGCCAATCCATGAGCGAGCGGCCGCAACTGCTCCAGCCGTTCGATGAGTTCGAGGTGATGCGGGGCCCAGCTCACCCACTGCTGGAGTGCGGTGCGGGTGTAGGCATAGACGCCGATGTGCTGACGGACGAGCGGGTCGCGCACCGAGGCATCGGCGGCTTCGCGCAGGTACGGTATGGGCGCTCGCGAAAAGTAGAGGGCGCGGCCCTCATCCGTGCGGACGACTTTCACCACGTCGGGCCGGGTAAGGACGTCTGGCGGCGCGGGCACGGCGGCGGTGCCGATGGGGGCCCGGCCGCTGGTCACGATCTCGACCGCCCCGCGGAGCGCCTCCGCCGACACGAAGGGTTCATCTCCCTGCACGTTGAGCAGCACGTCATAGCCGGCATAGGCTGGGTGGGCGGCCACTTCGGCCACCCGATCCGTCCCGCTGGGATGATTCGTGCTGGTGAGGACGACGGGGATCCCGTGCGTCGCGCAGGCGGCCCGCACCTCGTCGTGGTCGGTGGCCACCACCACGGCGTCGGCCACCTGCAGTGCCAGGACGCGCTGATAGACTCGGACCACGAGCGGTTCGCCCCCGAGGAGGCGAAGCGGCTTGCGGGGAAGCCGTGTCGCGCCGAGGCGCGCCGGGATCACCGCCAGGACTGGCATTGGCCGGTCGAAAGGGGCGTGGTTGCAGCAAAATTCACGCCAATTAAGATACCCGGTTCGGCGGCTGAAGGCAAACAGGTCGCACGTCGTCACTTCCAACGCTTCGGCATGCCCACATCGTGGTGGATCGGCTTCA contains:
- the kdsB gene encoding 3-deoxy-manno-octulosonate cytidylyltransferase, giving the protein MPVLAVIPARLGATRLPRKPLRLLGGEPLVVRVYQRVLALQVADAVVVATDHDEVRAACATHGIPVVLTSTNHPSGTDRVAEVAAHPAYAGYDVLLNVQGDEPFVSAEALRGAVEIVTSGRAPIGTAAVPAPPDVLTRPDVVKVVRTDEGRALYFSRAPIPYLREAADASVRDPLVRQHIGVYAYTRTALQQWVSWAPHHLELIERLEQLRPLAHGLAIGVADVPHADGGIDTEDDLVRANARWASTEPGLHS